A genomic segment from Marinobacter subterrani encodes:
- a CDS encoding DUF3164 family protein produces the protein MPTRARTLRATAPTPGPPDPGGPNQGSGQAADELVYGLVDRAKALREELRDFKGDAFSEIHAFVETSAQEYGVQMGGRKGNVQLVSFDGRYKIQRAIQESISFDERLQAAKALIDQCLTEWTADARPEVAAIVQDAFRVDQAGNIRTGQVLGLRRLNISDARWLKAMDAISDAVQVTGSKSYIRLYERVGETDQYKAISLDIAGV, from the coding sequence ATGCCAACAAGAGCCCGAACCTTGAGGGCTACCGCACCGACGCCCGGGCCGCCTGATCCCGGAGGACCAAATCAAGGAAGTGGACAAGCTGCGGACGAGCTGGTCTACGGCCTGGTGGATCGTGCCAAGGCCCTGCGGGAAGAGCTGCGGGACTTCAAAGGCGACGCCTTCAGCGAGATTCACGCCTTCGTGGAAACCTCTGCCCAGGAGTACGGCGTGCAGATGGGTGGGCGCAAGGGCAACGTCCAGCTGGTGAGCTTTGACGGCCGCTACAAGATCCAACGCGCCATTCAGGAAAGCATCAGCTTTGATGAGCGCCTGCAGGCGGCCAAGGCCCTGATTGACCAGTGCCTGACCGAATGGACTGCCGACGCCCGCCCTGAAGTAGCCGCCATCGTGCAGGACGCCTTCCGTGTGGACCAGGCCGGCAACATCCGCACCGGCCAGGTGCTGGGCCTGCGCCGCCTGAACATCTCCGACGCGCGCTGGCTCAAGGCTATGGACGCTATCAGCGACGCGGTGCAGGTCACCGGCTCCAAGAGCTACATCCGCCTGTATGAGCGCGTGGGCGAAACCGACCAGTACAAAGCCATCAGCCTAGATATCGCGGGAGTGTGA
- a CDS encoding regulatory protein GemA gives MSINQRGLAQVHIAAKELGMDDDTYRALLARVAGVRSAKHLNARQLSQVLDEFRRLGWVPKPGKKAGRKKPRTPPSRKAVMDKVEALLAEAGRPWAYADAWPSACSRWIGWTGWTMTSYSA, from the coding sequence ATGAGCATCAATCAACGCGGCCTGGCGCAGGTGCATATCGCGGCCAAAGAACTGGGCATGGACGACGACACCTATCGGGCGCTGCTGGCCCGGGTGGCTGGCGTTCGCAGCGCCAAGCATTTGAACGCGAGGCAGCTCAGCCAGGTGCTGGATGAATTCCGCCGCCTGGGCTGGGTGCCGAAGCCCGGCAAGAAAGCCGGCCGCAAGAAACCACGCACCCCGCCCAGCCGCAAGGCGGTGATGGATAAAGTGGAAGCGCTGCTGGCCGAGGCGGGCCGGCCCTGGGCCTACGCCGACGCATGGCCCAGCGCATGTTCCAGGTGGATCGGGTGGACTGGCTGGACGATGACCAGCTATTCCGCCTGA
- a CDS encoding Mor transcription activator family protein: MLSILEAAFVRDGAVVADARRLAFRAVRALAGFAGGRSLYVPKGEQLETALRDREIWERHNGTNVSELAKAYHLTEVQIYSILARQRKMIRARLQPGLFGD, translated from the coding sequence ATGCTGAGCATTCTGGAGGCCGCGTTCGTTCGGGATGGCGCCGTGGTGGCGGATGCCCGACGGCTGGCCTTCCGGGCCGTGCGTGCGCTGGCCGGTTTCGCCGGCGGCCGCAGCCTGTATGTGCCCAAGGGCGAGCAGCTGGAGACGGCCTTGAGGGACCGGGAGATCTGGGAGCGCCACAACGGCACCAACGTCAGCGAGCTGGCCAAGGCCTACCACTTGACCGAGGTGCAGATTTATTCGATTCTGGCACGCCAGCGCAAGATGATCCGCGCCCGCCTGCAACCGGGGCTGTTCGGCGACTAG
- a CDS encoding D-Ala-D-Ala carboxypeptidase family metallohydrolase, whose amino-acid sequence MQDVRKHFNAPITITSGCRCESHNANVGGSPNSQHLRGRAADIQVEGVDPPLVSQWLEKTYPDLSIGRYDTFTHIDTRTNGPARWRG is encoded by the coding sequence GTGCAGGACGTGCGCAAGCACTTCAACGCACCGATCACGATCACCAGTGGCTGTCGCTGTGAATCCCATAACGCCAATGTTGGCGGTAGCCCGAACAGCCAGCACCTGCGCGGCCGTGCCGCTGACATCCAGGTGGAAGGCGTGGATCCGCCACTGGTCAGCCAGTGGCTGGAGAAAACCTACCCCGATCTCAGCATCGGCCGCTATGACACCTTCACCCACATCGACACCCGCACCAACGGCCCCGCCCGTTGGCGCGGATAG